The Helicobacter mustelae genome has a segment encoding these proteins:
- a CDS encoding MlaD family protein: MERNVNFTIIGVIFFSILSALVIFIMIMGNFNLQKDEYTNYVVYTTKEITGIGVNTPVRFKGINIGSVTYVGFDKQNPDVVKIMVQIKKHIPIKEGSTLMADSQGLAGITFLTLKQSNSKIFITGENGALLNFEPSLFHRLSTKANQASTDIIDILKDAKNVLNEKNIESVSHILTNIKILSANLNQTQKDIDRLTNNFDTLVNNLNKQIQSGDYNIKGILDPMILRLNMSLNYMDRFFKRGSGVLEKFERDPYNTLFGEQKK, from the coding sequence TTGGAAAGAAATGTAAATTTTACGATAATTGGCGTGATTTTCTTTTCGATTTTGAGCGCGCTAGTTATTTTCATCATGATTATGGGGAATTTCAATCTCCAAAAAGATGAATACACCAATTATGTCGTCTACACGACAAAAGAAATCACGGGTATTGGAGTCAATACTCCCGTGCGATTCAAGGGTATCAATATTGGCAGCGTCACTTACGTCGGATTTGACAAACAAAATCCCGATGTCGTAAAAATTATGGTGCAAATCAAAAAGCACATCCCCATCAAAGAAGGCTCCACGCTAATGGCAGATTCCCAGGGCCTTGCAGGCATCACCTTCCTAACTCTCAAACAGAGCAATAGTAAGATTTTTATTACAGGTGAGAATGGTGCGCTGCTCAATTTCGAACCCAGTCTATTTCACAGACTCAGCACCAAAGCTAATCAAGCAAGCACCGACATCATAGACATCTTAAAGGACGCAAAAAACGTGCTCAATGAAAAAAACATAGAGAGTGTCTCACACATCCTAACCAACATAAAAATCTTAAGCGCAAATCTCAACCAAACTCAAAAAGACATCGATAGGCTAACAAATAACTTCGATACACTCGTCAACAATCTCAACAAACAAATCCAAAGCGGGGATTACAACATCAAAGGGATTCTCGACCCCATGATCCTGCGCCTGAATATGTCACTCAATTATATGGATAGATTTTTCAAACGTGGCAGCGGTGTACTAGAGAAATTTGAAAGAGATCCTTATAATACCCTTTTTGGAGAGCAGAAAAAATGA
- a CDS encoding DUF4198 domain-containing protein, whose translation MKKFFSLLLCASFGFAHQFVVSWDHQDYKIRFWADGHWGSYQNQNVFGVWAKDGDGKKIKAGYDYQKNKLFFGAKPALIALHYDFGYYSFDKDGKPYPQRRDRIQDKNGNAITQTRKIYKLSKNILAWNDAFAKPIGMDLEIVPLQNPLKLRENQELEVQVFYQGKPMGGLGFEDQVGDIKSLKTDEEGRAKIRLRKSQDGLQIIGVSVKKPQLDRFADTLQLTSTLSFSPAH comes from the coding sequence ATGAAAAAATTTTTCTCTTTGCTTTTGTGTGCATCGTTTGGATTTGCGCATCAGTTTGTGGTTTCTTGGGATCATCAAGATTACAAAATCCGATTTTGGGCGGATGGACATTGGGGTAGCTACCAAAATCAGAATGTTTTTGGTGTTTGGGCCAAGGATGGAGATGGTAAAAAAATTAAGGCGGGTTATGATTATCAAAAGAATAAGCTCTTTTTTGGTGCCAAGCCTGCTTTGATTGCCCTGCATTATGATTTTGGATATTACAGCTTTGATAAGGATGGGAAGCCCTATCCACAAAGGCGCGATAGAATCCAAGACAAAAATGGCAATGCCATCACACAAACCCGCAAGATCTATAAATTAAGCAAAAATATTTTGGCCTGGAATGACGCATTTGCCAAGCCCATTGGCATGGATCTAGAGATTGTGCCATTGCAAAATCCTCTAAAATTGCGAGAAAATCAAGAGCTTGAGGTGCAGGTATTTTATCAAGGCAAGCCCATGGGGGGATTGGGTTTTGAAGATCAGGTAGGGGATATCAAATCATTAAAGACAGATGAAGAGGGCAGGGCAAAGATTAGGTTGCGCAAATCCCAGGATGGATTGCAGATTATTGGAGTGAGTGTGAAAAAACCCCAGCTTGATCGCTTTGCAGACACATTGCAGCTCACTTCCACGCTCAGTTTTTCGCCAGCCCATTAA
- the uvrA gene encoding excinuclease ABC subunit UvrA — protein MENTIKVFGAKEHNLKNINVEIPKNQLVVFTGLSGSGKSTLAFDTLYAEGQRRYIESLSSYARQFLDKVGKPNVDKIEGLTPAIAIDQKTTSKNPRSTVGTITEIYDYFRLLFARVGLQHCHLCGNPISQMTQTDIISEVLKLREKTKLIILAPLIKEKKGSFGEKLEALRQKGFVRAHIDGEIVRLDEDIKLNKNKKHTIKIVIDRVVLHEENHSRLAQAIERALKESFGEVEIEILDEGRVVHYSEHLACFGCKVSFEKLEPLSFSFNSPKGACEDCGGLGSKYSIDLKKILDKSLPLNKGGIKVIFGFNRNYYAELFAGFCRANAINPNNSFEECTEEEQNSLLYGNSIEVEFAWKNSTLRRPWRGILQIAYELFKDERDLGDYMSEKPCPTCHSHRLKASSLAVKVGGKGIGEIIDMPIEEVYHFFMEEENFSHLSEQQHFIAQSIFKEIRERLFFLYDVGLGYLSLGRDARTISGGESQRIRIASQIGSGLTGVMYVLDEPSIGLHERDTMKLIKTLRSLQEKGNSVIVVEHDRETIRHADYIIDIGPGAGKNGGEIVFCGNVSSMLKSNTQTAQYIKRQKEILYPHERGQKNFLEIKNANINNIKNLNVKIPLSNFVCVTGVSGSGKSSLILQTLLPVTQELLNHARKIKKCDGVEILGLEHLDKVIYLDQSPIGRTPRSNPATYTSVMDDIRVLFSEVKEAKILGYGVGRFSFNVKGGRCEKCQGEGEIKIEMHFLPDVMVKCDACNGAKYNPQTLEIRYKGKSIADVLAMSVDEALEFFCKIPKIASRLKTLQEVGLGYITLGQNAVTLSGGEAQRIKLAKELGRRDTGKTLYILDEPTTGLHFADVDRLTKVLHDLVNLGNSVVVIEHNLDMIKNADYIIDIGPEGGDRGGKLVDCGSVEKVARDHQSSGSYTGKFLAKELASMKRKKY, from the coding sequence TTGGAAAATACTATCAAGGTTTTTGGCGCAAAAGAGCATAATTTAAAAAACATCAATGTAGAGATTCCCAAGAATCAATTGGTTGTTTTTACTGGCCTTAGTGGGAGTGGCAAGAGCACGCTGGCATTTGACACGCTCTATGCAGAGGGGCAGCGGCGTTATATCGAATCCCTCTCTAGCTATGCGCGCCAATTCCTTGACAAGGTGGGCAAGCCCAATGTCGACAAGATCGAGGGACTCACGCCAGCCATTGCCATTGATCAAAAAACCACCTCCAAAAACCCCCGCTCCACAGTAGGAACCATCACAGAAATCTATGATTATTTCCGATTGCTTTTTGCGCGGGTGGGCTTGCAGCACTGCCATTTGTGTGGGAATCCCATCTCTCAAATGACTCAGACAGACATCATTTCTGAGGTGCTAAAGCTTAGGGAAAAAACAAAGCTCATCATCCTTGCTCCATTAATCAAAGAAAAAAAAGGAAGCTTTGGAGAAAAACTAGAGGCCCTGCGCCAAAAGGGTTTTGTGCGCGCGCATATTGATGGGGAGATCGTGCGTCTGGATGAGGATATCAAGCTCAATAAAAACAAAAAACACACGATTAAAATCGTAATCGATCGAGTGGTGTTGCATGAGGAAAATCACTCTCGCCTGGCTCAGGCCATCGAGAGGGCTTTGAAGGAGTCTTTTGGTGAGGTGGAGATTGAGATTTTAGATGAGGGGAGGGTGGTGCATTATAGTGAGCATCTGGCTTGTTTTGGCTGCAAGGTGAGTTTTGAAAAGCTTGAGCCCCTAAGCTTTTCTTTCAATTCCCCCAAGGGTGCATGCGAGGACTGCGGTGGGCTGGGAAGTAAATATAGCATTGATCTCAAAAAGATTTTGGATAAATCCCTGCCGCTTAATAAAGGCGGGATTAAGGTGATTTTTGGATTTAATCGCAATTATTACGCAGAATTATTTGCAGGTTTTTGCAGAGCCAATGCCATCAATCCCAACAACAGTTTTGAGGAATGCACTGAAGAGGAGCAAAATAGCCTGCTTTATGGAAATAGCATCGAGGTGGAATTTGCATGGAAAAATTCTACACTCAGACGCCCTTGGCGGGGGATTTTGCAGATTGCTTATGAATTATTTAAGGATGAGAGGGATTTGGGAGATTATATGAGCGAGAAGCCCTGCCCCACCTGCCACTCCCACCGTCTCAAGGCTTCTTCTTTGGCTGTGAAAGTCGGTGGAAAGGGTATTGGGGAGATTATTGACATGCCCATTGAAGAGGTCTATCATTTTTTTATGGAGGAGGAAAATTTCTCCCATCTTAGCGAGCAGCAGCATTTCATTGCCCAAAGTATTTTCAAAGAAATTAGAGAGCGTTTGTTTTTTCTCTATGATGTGGGGCTGGGGTATCTTAGCCTTGGAAGGGATGCGCGCACTATTAGCGGGGGTGAAAGTCAGCGCATCCGCATTGCTAGCCAGATTGGCAGCGGGCTTACAGGCGTGATGTATGTACTAGATGAGCCAAGTATTGGATTGCATGAGCGAGATACTATGAAATTGATTAAAACCCTGCGAAGCCTACAGGAAAAGGGAAATAGCGTTATCGTTGTGGAACATGATAGGGAGACCATCAGGCATGCAGACTATATCATTGACATCGGCCCTGGAGCTGGGAAAAATGGAGGGGAGATTGTGTTTTGTGGCAATGTGTCATCCATGCTAAAATCCAACACCCAAACCGCCCAATACATCAAACGCCAAAAAGAAATCCTCTACCCCCACGAGCGGGGGCAGAAAAATTTCTTAGAGATCAAAAATGCCAACATCAACAACATCAAAAATCTCAATGTCAAAATTCCTCTTTCTAATTTTGTGTGCGTCACGGGGGTGAGTGGGAGTGGCAAGAGCTCTCTTATTTTGCAGACACTTCTTCCTGTGACCCAAGAGCTACTTAATCACGCAAGAAAAATCAAAAAATGCGATGGGGTGGAGATTTTGGGGCTGGAACATCTAGACAAGGTGATCTATCTAGATCAAAGCCCTATTGGTCGCACTCCTCGCAGCAATCCTGCCACCTACACCAGCGTGATGGATGACATCCGAGTGCTTTTTAGCGAAGTGAAAGAAGCAAAGATTCTAGGCTATGGCGTGGGGAGATTTAGCTTCAATGTCAAAGGTGGGCGTTGTGAGAAATGCCAGGGCGAGGGCGAAATCAAGATTGAGATGCATTTTTTGCCCGATGTGATGGTGAAATGCGATGCTTGCAATGGGGCAAAATACAATCCCCAGACCCTAGAGATCCGCTACAAGGGCAAGTCCATTGCCGATGTGCTGGCAATGAGTGTGGATGAGGCCCTGGAATTTTTTTGCAAGATTCCAAAAATCGCCTCCCGCCTCAAAACCCTGCAGGAAGTGGGCCTTGGCTATATCACTCTGGGGCAAAATGCTGTGACTTTGAGTGGTGGTGAGGCCCAGAGAATCAAGCTTGCCAAAGAATTGGGACGCAGGGACACGGGAAAGACGCTCTATATCTTGGATGAGCCCACCACGGGGTTGCATTTTGCTGATGTGGATCGCCTCACTAAGGTTTTGCATGATTTGGTCAATCTTGGGAATTCTGTGGTGGTGATTGAGCATAATCTTGACATGATTAAAAATGCAGACTATATCATTGACATCGGTCCTGAGGGAGGGGATAGGGGAGGGAAGTTGGTGGATTGTGGAAGCGTGGAGAAGGTCGCTAGAGATCATCAAAGCAGCGGGAGTTATACGGGGAAGTTTTTGGCAAAGGAGCTTGCCTCTATGAAGCGCAAAAAATACTAA
- a CDS encoding ABC transporter ATP-binding protein, with product MKKPVIEVCNLTTSYGDRIIHDRINFEIYKDESFAILGGSGSGKSTLLSAMILLNRPKSGEIKIFGRDICKMSAPEHAKIMQHCGVLFQFGALFSSLSVIENVSVVLEEYSNYPPSTIREIAKMWLDRVGLKPNAFHLYPCELSGGMKKRVGLARAMVLNPEILFLDEPTSGLDPLSVGRFDELISELKAANPFTVVIVTHDLDTVNYMTDRFLLLKEGKIEFQGTLKEFRQYAQENSLDKENLFNSTRGERFWKEM from the coding sequence ATGAAAAAGCCAGTTATTGAGGTTTGCAATCTCACCACCTCCTATGGAGATAGGATTATCCATGATAGGATTAATTTTGAGATTTACAAAGATGAAAGCTTTGCAATTTTGGGAGGCAGTGGAAGCGGGAAGAGTACGCTACTCTCAGCCATGATCCTGCTCAATCGCCCAAAAAGCGGCGAGATAAAAATCTTTGGCAGAGATATCTGCAAAATGAGTGCGCCAGAGCATGCAAAAATCATGCAGCACTGTGGGGTGCTCTTCCAATTTGGCGCACTCTTTAGCTCACTGAGTGTGATTGAAAATGTAAGCGTGGTATTAGAGGAATATAGCAACTACCCTCCAAGCACCATTAGAGAAATCGCAAAAATGTGGCTGGATCGCGTGGGACTCAAACCCAATGCCTTTCATCTCTACCCCTGTGAACTCAGCGGAGGCATGAAAAAGCGCGTGGGTCTTGCAAGGGCCATGGTACTCAATCCTGAGATTTTGTTCTTGGATGAGCCTACAAGCGGTCTAGATCCCTTGAGCGTGGGGAGATTTGATGAGCTAATCTCAGAGCTAAAAGCTGCAAATCCCTTCACCGTGGTGATTGTCACTCATGACCTAGACACAGTAAACTACATGACAGATAGATTTCTTTTACTCAAAGAAGGTAAAATTGAGTTTCAAGGAACTCTCAAGGAATTTAGGCAATACGCCCAAGAAAACAGCTTAGATAAAGAGAATTTATTCAATAGCACAAGAGGAGAAAGATTTTGGAAAGAAATGTAA
- a CDS encoding MFS transporter, which translates to MEQITQTKRIGSIFAASSGNLVEWFDFYIFAFGATYFAHAFSVSNSELIQQIHAFGVFAIGFFMRPLGSYLFGSLADKVGRKKSMIFSVILMALGSFLIAVLPGKEIVGDFAILFLLLARLLQGLSVGGEYGVVATYLSELAKEGRRGFYSSFQYVTLIGGQLLAVASISIMLLFFSAQEMYDYAWRFLFVLGGVLALASLFLRNLMEESSSPPENHKQSGTLEALWKYKGRFFLVIGITAGGSLSFYAITIYIKTYLIGVGMSKELANNLLLPALFCLMVMQPLFGMLGDRIGHKRQLAIFGLLALCLVYPIFSLLAVVQNAFYTFLLVLGLFVILSFYTSIAGIFKAKLFPEHVRALGTGLGYAIANAIFGGSASYVALQFKSAGYEKGFFVYMAVVLMLMLIAIFFLPKKSELE; encoded by the coding sequence ATGGAACAAATCACACAAACCAAGAGAATTGGCTCTATCTTTGCAGCAAGCAGCGGGAATCTTGTTGAATGGTTTGATTTTTATATCTTTGCTTTTGGGGCCACTTATTTTGCCCACGCCTTCTCTGTTTCTAATAGCGAACTCATCCAGCAAATCCATGCCTTTGGGGTCTTTGCCATAGGTTTTTTCATGCGTCCTTTGGGTTCGTATCTCTTTGGATCTTTAGCAGACAAAGTGGGGCGCAAAAAATCCATGATTTTCTCTGTGATTTTGATGGCACTGGGATCTTTTCTCATCGCAGTGCTTCCTGGCAAAGAGATCGTGGGGGATTTTGCCATCCTTTTTTTGCTTTTGGCGCGGTTATTGCAAGGGCTAAGTGTTGGTGGGGAGTATGGAGTTGTTGCCACCTATCTTTCTGAGCTTGCCAAAGAGGGCAGGCGGGGATTTTATTCTTCCTTTCAATATGTCACTTTAATTGGCGGGCAGCTGCTAGCTGTGGCTAGTATCTCCATCATGCTTTTGTTTTTTAGCGCGCAAGAAATGTATGATTATGCCTGGAGATTTTTGTTTGTGCTGGGAGGAGTGCTGGCGCTGGCATCCCTGTTTTTGCGCAATCTCATGGAAGAGAGCTCCAGCCCCCCAGAAAATCATAAACAAAGCGGCACGCTAGAGGCCCTGTGGAAATATAAGGGGAGATTTTTCCTAGTCATTGGCATCACAGCAGGGGGGTCACTGAGTTTTTATGCCATCACTATTTATATCAAGACCTATTTGATTGGAGTGGGCATGAGCAAGGAGCTGGCCAACAATCTCTTGTTGCCAGCCCTGTTTTGCTTGATGGTGATGCAACCTCTTTTTGGCATGTTAGGGGATCGTATTGGCCATAAGCGCCAGCTTGCCATCTTTGGCTTGCTTGCATTATGTTTGGTCTACCCTATTTTTTCATTGCTAGCAGTGGTGCAGAATGCTTTTTATACATTTTTGCTAGTGCTTGGGCTTTTTGTGATCTTGAGTTTTTACACTTCTATTGCTGGGATTTTCAAGGCCAAGTTATTTCCTGAGCATGTGCGAGCGTTGGGCACTGGGCTTGGCTATGCGATTGCCAATGCCATATTTGGAGGGTCGGCATCCTATGTGGCATTGCAATTTAAGAGCGCAGGATATGAAAAGGGATTTTTTGTCTATATGGCAGTGGTGCTCATGCTTATGCTCATTGCTATCTTTTTTCTGCCCAAAAAATCTGAATTGGAGTAA
- a CDS encoding outer membrane beta-barrel protein yields the protein MKKFFCVFFAILLYVSAEEATDTDEIKKIYEEQNLIRKKGGQYISFGLGTSVLRLKQEIHGKKNTYVPVLFVFKAGSQTFFTKGVGIRGYFEFDTYSENLNYGFKRPPTTSFFGFFSVGIDLLTEFPITPNQKNFLGAFFGIGLGASIFTDNIHYKFFKNSFVSAGFIAEVGVDLTINIKHRISIGVKTTPVQKSWSRSVAEETDFLLFMNYQYKFDTNIFARKSKK from the coding sequence ATGAAAAAGTTTTTTTGCGTTTTTTTTGCAATTTTGCTCTATGTTTCTGCAGAAGAAGCGACTGATACAGATGAAATCAAGAAAATCTATGAAGAGCAAAATCTCATCCGAAAAAAAGGCGGGCAATACATCTCCTTTGGGCTTGGCACCTCGGTCCTGCGCCTCAAACAAGAAATTCATGGCAAAAAAAACACCTATGTCCCTGTGCTTTTTGTTTTTAAGGCAGGGAGTCAGACATTTTTTACCAAGGGAGTGGGAATTCGCGGGTACTTTGAATTTGACACCTATAGCGAAAATCTAAATTATGGCTTCAAGAGGCCGCCGACAACCTCCTTTTTTGGGTTTTTTTCCGTCGGCATTGATTTGCTTACAGAATTTCCCATTACCCCAAATCAAAAAAACTTCCTAGGCGCATTCTTTGGCATTGGACTTGGTGCTAGCATTTTTACCGACAATATTCATTATAAATTTTTCAAAAATTCCTTTGTTTCTGCAGGGTTCATCGCAGAAGTCGGGGTGGATTTGACTATCAACATCAAGCATCGCATTAGCATAGGGGTCAAGACCACCCCCGTGCAAAAAAGCTGGTCTCGCTCTGTGGCTGAGGAAACAGATTTCTTGCTTTTTATGAATTATCAATACAAATTTGACACCAATATTTTTGCCCGCAAATCCAAAAAATAG
- a CDS encoding MlaE family ABC transporter permease: protein MQASFETQDAKDSNGANLVVFIIGVWDFNTPQSLLSDFADSMPKEKQVVLDFSRANKVDFNAISFLFLNASVISWQNASPGILSHIQAFQKFHDQGRSSIDKKHNNFFWFFGKKVYAFYSDARDFIEFLGCVLYHLYLNLRYPSRFRFKSFCHHINESGFKALPIATLTTFIVSGAIALQSAIELQSLGAPLLSVEITAKLSLREIGPFILTLIIIGRSASSYTAQIGVMNITEETNAMRVMNFNLIDFLAIPRFLALVIVMPLMVFLADAASIFGGMLAVKFQLDVNFMQYLQRFTETVGWSHFFVGLVKAPFFGAIIALVGCFRGLQAQGETELIGRATTTSVVNTLFWVIFVNAIFSIIFTRLDV, encoded by the coding sequence ATGCAGGCAAGCTTTGAGACCCAGGATGCAAAGGACAGTAATGGCGCAAATCTGGTCGTCTTTATCATCGGAGTTTGGGATTTTAACACTCCGCAATCACTTTTATCAGACTTCGCAGATTCCATGCCAAAAGAGAAGCAGGTCGTCCTAGATTTTTCCCGCGCTAATAAAGTCGATTTCAACGCGATTAGCTTTTTGTTTCTCAATGCCTCTGTGATCTCCTGGCAGAATGCAAGCCCTGGAATCCTCTCCCACATCCAGGCATTTCAAAAATTTCACGATCAGGGCCGCAGCAGCATCGACAAAAAGCACAACAATTTTTTCTGGTTTTTTGGCAAAAAAGTCTATGCATTCTATAGCGATGCTAGGGATTTTATAGAATTTCTTGGATGCGTGCTCTACCATCTCTATCTCAATCTCAGATACCCCAGTAGATTTCGCTTCAAATCCTTTTGTCACCACATCAATGAATCTGGATTCAAAGCATTGCCTATCGCAACTCTGACCACCTTCATCGTAAGCGGGGCCATCGCTCTGCAAAGCGCTATTGAGCTTCAATCTCTAGGCGCCCCGCTTTTGAGCGTGGAGATCACAGCAAAATTATCCCTACGCGAAATTGGCCCCTTCATCCTGACATTGATTATCATAGGGCGCAGCGCCTCCTCCTACACCGCACAAATTGGAGTAATGAATATCACAGAAGAGACCAATGCCATGCGCGTGATGAACTTCAATCTCATCGATTTTTTGGCCATTCCCCGATTTCTAGCACTTGTCATCGTCATGCCGCTGATGGTATTTTTGGCCGATGCAGCCAGCATTTTTGGAGGAATGCTCGCTGTCAAATTCCAGCTAGATGTTAACTTCATGCAATACTTGCAGCGATTTACTGAAACAGTGGGATGGAGCCACTTCTTTGTGGGTCTGGTAAAAGCTCCATTTTTTGGTGCTATCATCGCACTAGTGGGATGCTTTCGGGGGCTACAAGCCCAGGGAGAGACTGAGCTCATTGGTAGGGCTACCACCACCAGCGTAGTTAACACACTTTTTTGGGTGATTTTTGTCAATGCCATCTTTAGCATCATCTTCACAAGGCTGGATGTATGA
- a CDS encoding ABC-type transport auxiliary lipoprotein family protein yields MKKSTIFFSTILAMTLTGCLDIKIRSEIPKKTYYDLDTNILQEHQCKTFDLIWFGGVTSTSYLDQTSILHKKSNGEVSTIANTLWMDNPKEMFKTILVKNGSQKCLSFENLSVEKPNQYLSIQLLFLGFVDEKSDIEFVYKIYDKNLQFKGMGTIHKEEPGTDIATLQKTAQSGINELLEILGGPKNEAK; encoded by the coding sequence ATGAAAAAATCAACAATATTTTTTAGCACCATCCTTGCCATGACCCTCACAGGATGCTTGGATATCAAAATCAGGTCTGAAATTCCCAAAAAAACCTACTATGATCTTGATACCAATATCCTGCAAGAGCATCAGTGCAAGACCTTTGATCTTATTTGGTTTGGTGGGGTTACTAGCACCTCTTATCTAGATCAAACAAGCATCCTCCACAAGAAATCCAATGGTGAGGTTTCCACGATTGCAAACACGCTATGGATGGACAATCCCAAAGAAATGTTCAAAACCATTCTAGTCAAAAATGGATCTCAAAAATGCCTAAGCTTTGAGAATCTCAGCGTAGAAAAGCCCAATCAATATCTCTCCATTCAGCTGCTGTTTTTAGGCTTTGTTGATGAAAAATCAGATATTGAATTTGTCTACAAGATCTATGACAAAAACCTCCAATTCAAGGGCATGGGCACCATCCACAAAGAAGAGCCAGGCACTGACATTGCGACATTGCAAAAAACTGCACAAAGTGGCATCAATGAGCTTTTGGAGATTTTGGGGGGACCCAAAAATGAAGCCAAATAG